A genomic segment from Natronorubrum tibetense GA33 encodes:
- a CDS encoding universal stress protein — translation MYQDLLLATDDSDGARQATEHAIELADRLGATLHIVSVSEDGPHSSEKQDAMRSDTEGEAAEALEEAERAATQRDLEVTTTVRHGVPQEEIVDVAEVNAIDMIVVGTEGRTGLDHLVVGSVAEEIVRNAPVPVVTVRDQAE, via the coding sequence ATGTATCAGGATCTGTTACTCGCGACGGACGACAGCGACGGCGCTCGACAGGCGACCGAGCACGCGATCGAACTCGCCGACCGGCTCGGGGCCACGCTCCACATCGTCTCGGTGTCCGAGGACGGCCCGCACAGTAGCGAAAAGCAAGATGCCATGCGCTCGGATACGGAGGGCGAAGCCGCGGAGGCCCTAGAGGAGGCCGAACGGGCCGCGACACAGCGCGACCTCGAGGTGACGACGACCGTCCGTCACGGCGTCCCACAGGAAGAGATCGTCGACGTCGCCGAGGTGAACGCGATCGATATGATCGTCGTTGGCACCGAAGGACGGACCGGGCTCGATCACCTGGTCGTCGGCAGCGTCGCCGAGGAGATCGTCCGAAACGCGCCGGTTCCGGTCGTCACGGTCCGGGATCAGGCGGAGTAA
- a CDS encoding helix-turn-helix domain-containing protein, producing the protein MGDSPVSIESTEFEHERTSVRSQADGGIVTQLRLDHSSLFLRPTLRRAPDVTVEPEYWTTIGTGRTLVFCSVFGDSFDGFESALEMDPTISEPILADRYPDRRVYRVELTSRAIPFIAQTAESDGRLLELSSSRDGWLVQLQFPSRDNLVAFNDYCRERDISVTVDHLRVSDDEDDGVVALTEKQQELLAVAYDEGYFDVPRGISQDELADRLGVSKSAVSQRLRRAIGELCASKLC; encoded by the coding sequence ATGGGGGATTCACCTGTGAGCATCGAGAGTACGGAGTTCGAACACGAGCGGACCAGCGTCCGGTCTCAGGCCGACGGCGGAATCGTCACCCAGCTCCGTCTCGATCACTCGTCGCTGTTCCTGCGCCCGACGCTGCGTCGCGCACCCGACGTTACCGTCGAGCCCGAGTACTGGACGACGATCGGCACGGGCCGAACGCTCGTCTTCTGTAGCGTCTTCGGCGACTCGTTCGACGGATTCGAGAGCGCCCTCGAAATGGACCCGACGATCAGCGAGCCGATTCTCGCAGACCGCTACCCCGACCGACGCGTCTATCGCGTCGAACTCACCAGCCGGGCGATTCCCTTTATTGCCCAGACGGCGGAGTCCGACGGTCGGCTGCTCGAACTCTCGAGTTCGCGCGACGGCTGGCTCGTCCAACTTCAGTTCCCCAGTCGGGACAACCTCGTCGCGTTCAACGACTACTGCCGCGAGCGCGACATTTCGGTGACGGTCGACCACCTACGCGTGTCGGACGACGAGGACGACGGCGTCGTCGCACTGACGGAGAAACAGCAAGAACTGCTCGCAGTTGCCTACGACGAGGGCTACTTCGACGTCCCTCGCGGCATCTCTCAGGACGAACTGGCCGACCGACTCGGCGTCTCGAAATCGGCGGTTTCCCAGCGGCTTCGTCGAGCGATCGGCGAACTCTGTGCGTCGAAGCTGTGCTGA
- a CDS encoding FAD-binding oxidoreductase yields the protein MDQSTIGDERIEQFRAGVLGDVILPDDTAYDDARGVWNGMIDKYPAVIVRCRGAADVARALEFAGEYDLRVAVRGGGHNVAGTAVCDDGLVVDLSEMTGVWVDPDNRTVRVQGGATWADVDHECQAFGLATPGGVVSDTGVAGLTLGGGLGHLRCKYGLSCDNVASVELVTATGEFLTASPDENPDLFWGLRGGGGNFGVVTGFEFDLHPVGPDVATCLVFYPGDRLASVLRAYRAFVSNAPDAVSTLVFAGELPEAELFPPDWVHEQKFAIMGCYAGPAADGERALAPLREFAEPIADLSDTMPYVEFQRVLDEDYPDGMRYYWTSIYLDGLSEPAIDRIAYWADAAPSPLSTVDIWQLGGAIADVDIDDSSFAGRHAPYLLGVEANWKDPERDTANVEWARDCLADMRQFSDGSVYLNFPGLLEDNDELMETTFGSAYDRLVALKDEYDPTNRFSLNQNVTPTT from the coding sequence ATGGACCAATCCACCATCGGCGACGAACGGATCGAGCAGTTTCGGGCTGGCGTGCTCGGGGACGTAATTCTGCCGGACGATACCGCGTACGACGACGCCCGTGGGGTCTGGAACGGGATGATCGATAAGTACCCGGCGGTGATCGTTCGGTGTCGAGGCGCGGCGGACGTCGCTCGCGCTCTCGAGTTCGCCGGCGAGTACGACCTCCGCGTGGCGGTCCGGGGTGGGGGGCACAACGTCGCCGGAACGGCCGTCTGTGACGACGGACTCGTCGTCGACCTCTCGGAGATGACCGGCGTGTGGGTGGACCCCGATAACCGGACGGTCCGGGTCCAGGGCGGCGCGACGTGGGCCGACGTCGACCACGAGTGCCAGGCGTTCGGGCTGGCGACGCCCGGCGGCGTCGTCTCGGATACGGGCGTCGCGGGACTTACCCTCGGGGGTGGCCTCGGCCACCTTCGGTGCAAATACGGGTTGAGCTGTGACAACGTCGCGTCCGTCGAACTCGTCACGGCGACGGGCGAATTCCTTACCGCCAGCCCGGACGAGAATCCGGACCTGTTCTGGGGGCTTCGCGGTGGGGGTGGCAACTTCGGGGTCGTGACCGGATTCGAGTTCGACCTCCATCCCGTCGGGCCGGACGTCGCGACGTGTCTGGTGTTCTACCCCGGTGATCGACTCGCGTCGGTGTTGCGAGCGTATCGAGCGTTCGTTTCGAACGCGCCCGACGCGGTTAGCACGCTCGTCTTCGCGGGCGAACTTCCGGAGGCTGAACTGTTTCCGCCTGACTGGGTTCACGAACAGAAGTTCGCTATCATGGGCTGTTACGCCGGTCCGGCTGCCGACGGTGAGCGCGCGCTCGCACCGCTCCGGGAGTTCGCCGAGCCGATCGCCGATCTCAGCGACACAATGCCGTACGTCGAGTTCCAGCGCGTTCTCGACGAAGACTACCCCGACGGGATGCGATACTACTGGACCTCGATCTACCTCGACGGCCTCTCCGAACCGGCCATCGACCGGATCGCTTACTGGGCCGATGCTGCCCCCTCACCGCTCTCGACCGTCGATATCTGGCAACTCGGCGGTGCGATCGCGGACGTCGATATCGACGACAGTTCCTTCGCCGGTCGGCACGCGCCGTACCTCCTCGGTGTCGAAGCGAACTGGAAAGACCCCGAGCGGGATACCGCGAACGTGGAGTGGGCCCGCGACTGTCTGGCCGACATGCGACAGTTTTCGGACGGGTCGGTCTACCTGAACTTTCCAGGCCTGCTAGAGGACAACGACGAGTTGATGGAAACCACGTTCGGATCGGCTTACGACCGACTCGTTGCGTTGAAAGACGAGTACGATCCGACGAACCGCTTCAGCCTGAACCAGAACGTCACGCCTACGACGTGA
- a CDS encoding bacterio-opsin activator domain-containing protein, with protein sequence MSDGTPTAVGDVLRILVIGDSQPVDTAMDALSSQFDSISLVRERSVSSGLARLMHLDIHCVVAPLEGGSNEFPIENIRERGGELPVIAVAEAGSIDDDDDAVDRVLEAGAIDVLDADDPQSLVAARVRNAAERYRLETASVRRDRSILERSDALVWVVDDSATIEYASAAVEPRLGYTPDELERTPLTQLVHPDDRETLTEVFDAVSAAPFGTTDRVAVRIGHGDGTWHAYELTCSNRLADPLVGGVVLTLSETSTGDVGADSGVRPALERLVEPLFALGPQWELRYANAAAERLFDADGSTLPGTVVWDLLDESVRGVFYERFLEAAASESVVEFETPYPSLETRLAVSVYPGDNGVTVHAREAAEGDTAAVDRERFDLLESIVDGLEDGIAVLEGSTIQFTNTALLESADAATLIDRDLDDVFDDELAATIRERARSSVVRWMEPVTGTLTFGDEQRAVDVFVTPLPDDDRTLCVVRDRERSAAGALSAIDRSIAAMSDAESRPAVRQAAVDAVLECTDADLASWYLLEDNLLRPAAVATTAVSSPVGLPPIDRDLLDRIYRADGTDADADANGGADASRAGPTTVFDRSELESLFAQTGIRAERILAVPIAGHGVVLATSTDPMAFEGDDRTPLAVVARAASITLESLERGSTIRSSRSELERLEGVVARCRRLRAIERTVLASESRGEIEQSLCDALVSLPFAETPGSIELAWIGHVDTGSERITPDTWAGENGASLESVSVSMAAAEPDHPTAVAAATLEPAAVADIGGEDTTPNGTEWRRRATERGFGSVLAVPLVTDEFCYGVLTVFADRPSAFDDVTRQICIHLAAVASHAIAAVERKRALLAERLTELELLLREDDEPLSAIAHRLDRRLDVQAVIPRSSGGSTVYCTVPAADDASIRAAVDTVSGVESGRLVGERSEDSLLEFVLTAPSVAEPFANHGGTLRSVLPVDDRTRLVVELPSTVDVRSFVSMVERRYAGAELVARRERDRSTRSARPFDAELRSRLSERQLRTLETAYYSGFFEWPRESTGEAVAESLGVSQPTFSRHLRLAQDKLFALLFDERGGDDES encoded by the coding sequence GTGAGCGACGGTACTCCAACCGCCGTTGGCGACGTTCTTCGGATACTCGTGATCGGCGACTCGCAGCCGGTCGACACGGCGATGGACGCGCTCTCCTCGCAGTTCGACTCGATCTCGCTCGTCAGGGAGCGCTCGGTCTCGAGCGGACTCGCCCGGCTGATGCACCTCGATATTCACTGCGTCGTCGCTCCGCTCGAGGGCGGTTCGAACGAATTCCCGATCGAGAACATTCGCGAGAGGGGCGGCGAGCTGCCGGTTATCGCGGTAGCTGAGGCGGGTTCGATCGACGATGACGACGACGCAGTCGACCGGGTACTCGAGGCGGGTGCGATCGATGTCCTCGACGCCGACGACCCCCAGTCGCTCGTCGCCGCCCGCGTCAGGAACGCGGCCGAGCGCTACCGGCTCGAGACCGCGTCGGTCCGCCGCGACCGATCGATCCTCGAGCGCTCGGACGCGCTCGTCTGGGTGGTCGACGATTCAGCGACGATCGAGTACGCCAGCGCGGCCGTCGAGCCGCGGCTGGGGTACACGCCGGACGAACTCGAGCGGACGCCGCTCACTCAACTCGTCCATCCGGACGACCGCGAGACGCTCACCGAAGTGTTCGATGCGGTCTCGGCGGCTCCGTTCGGGACGACCGACCGCGTCGCCGTCCGGATCGGCCACGGCGACGGCACCTGGCACGCCTACGAACTGACGTGTAGCAACCGCCTTGCGGACCCGCTGGTCGGCGGCGTCGTGCTGACGCTCTCGGAGACCTCGACCGGCGACGTCGGGGCCGACAGCGGCGTTCGGCCGGCGCTCGAGCGCCTCGTGGAGCCGCTGTTCGCACTCGGACCACAGTGGGAGCTTCGGTACGCGAACGCGGCCGCCGAACGGCTGTTCGACGCGGACGGCTCTACGTTGCCCGGAACCGTGGTCTGGGACCTCCTCGACGAAAGCGTTCGGGGAGTGTTCTACGAGCGTTTCCTCGAGGCCGCCGCCTCGGAGTCGGTCGTCGAGTTCGAGACTCCGTACCCGTCGCTCGAGACGCGGCTCGCGGTCTCCGTCTACCCCGGCGACAACGGTGTCACGGTGCACGCACGCGAGGCGGCCGAGGGCGACACCGCAGCTGTCGACCGAGAACGATTCGACCTGCTCGAGTCGATCGTCGACGGACTCGAAGACGGGATCGCAGTCCTCGAGGGATCGACGATTCAGTTCACCAACACGGCGTTGCTCGAGTCGGCGGACGCGGCGACGCTCATCGATCGGGACCTGGACGATGTTTTCGACGACGAGCTTGCGGCGACGATCAGAGAGCGAGCCCGTTCGTCCGTCGTCCGGTGGATGGAGCCCGTCACGGGGACGCTCACGTTCGGCGACGAGCAACGAGCTGTCGACGTGTTCGTCACGCCGTTGCCGGACGACGATCGAACGCTCTGTGTCGTCCGCGACAGGGAACGATCCGCCGCCGGCGCGCTATCGGCGATCGACCGGTCGATCGCGGCGATGTCCGACGCCGAGAGCCGTCCCGCAGTTCGCCAGGCAGCCGTCGACGCGGTCCTCGAGTGCACCGACGCCGACCTCGCGAGTTGGTACCTCCTCGAGGACAACCTGCTCAGGCCGGCGGCAGTCGCGACGACGGCTGTGAGTTCGCCGGTCGGACTCCCGCCGATCGATCGCGACCTGCTCGACCGGATCTATCGGGCGGACGGGACGGACGCCGACGCGGACGCGAACGGGGGAGCGGACGCGAGCCGGGCCGGGCCGACGACCGTCTTCGACCGGTCGGAACTCGAGTCGCTCTTCGCGCAGACGGGGATCCGCGCCGAGCGAATCCTCGCGGTTCCGATCGCCGGACACGGCGTCGTGCTCGCTACCAGCACCGATCCGATGGCGTTCGAGGGGGACGATCGAACGCCGCTCGCGGTCGTCGCGCGGGCAGCATCGATCACGCTCGAGTCGCTCGAACGCGGCTCGACGATCCGGTCGTCCCGCTCGGAACTCGAGCGACTCGAGGGCGTCGTGGCTCGCTGTCGGCGCCTGCGAGCGATCGAGCGAACGGTACTCGCCAGCGAGAGCCGCGGGGAGATCGAGCAGTCGCTCTGTGACGCGCTGGTCTCGCTTCCGTTCGCGGAAACGCCGGGGTCGATCGAACTGGCCTGGATCGGCCACGTCGATACCGGCTCCGAACGGATCACGCCGGACACGTGGGCGGGCGAGAACGGTGCGTCCCTCGAGTCGGTGTCGGTGTCGATGGCGGCCGCGGAGCCGGACCACCCGACGGCGGTGGCGGCTGCGACGCTCGAGCCGGCGGCCGTCGCCGATATCGGTGGCGAGGACACCACACCGAACGGCACGGAGTGGCGTCGACGGGCGACCGAACGTGGCTTTGGGTCCGTTCTAGCCGTTCCCCTCGTGACCGACGAGTTCTGTTACGGCGTACTCACCGTGTTCGCCGACCGGCCGTCCGCGTTCGACGATGTCACGCGGCAGATCTGTATTCACCTCGCGGCCGTCGCCAGCCACGCGATCGCGGCTGTCGAACGGAAACGGGCGCTGCTGGCCGAGCGACTGACCGAACTCGAACTCCTCCTCCGGGAGGACGACGAGCCCCTGTCGGCGATCGCCCATCGACTTGACCGACGGCTCGACGTGCAGGCGGTGATTCCCCGGTCGTCCGGCGGATCGACGGTGTACTGTACCGTCCCAGCGGCCGACGACGCCTCGATTCGGGCGGCCGTCGACACCGTTTCCGGGGTCGAATCCGGCCGACTCGTCGGCGAGCGATCCGAGGACTCCCTTCTCGAGTTCGTGCTCACGGCGCCGTCCGTCGCGGAGCCGTTCGCGAACCACGGCGGGACGTTGCGGTCGGTTCTCCCGGTCGACGACCGAACTCGGCTCGTGGTCGAACTTCCCAGCACCGTCGACGTCCGCTCGTTCGTCAGCATGGTCGAGCGACGGTATGCGGGAGCGGAGCTGGTCGCTCGACGCGAGCGCGACCGATCCACGCGATCCGCTCGCCCGTTCGACGCCGAACTCCGAAGTCGGCTCTCGGAGCGCCAGCTCCGGACGCTCGAGACGGCCTACTACAGCGGCTTTTTCGAGTGGCCACGCGAGAGCACCGGTGAGGCGGTGGCCGAATCGCTGGGCGTCTCACAGCCGACGTTCAGTCGTCACCTCCGACTCGCCCAGGATAAGCTGTTCGCGTTGCTGTTCGACGAGCGCGGCGGTGACGACGAGTCGTGA
- a CDS encoding DUF5786 family protein, with protein sequence MGFGSYDESEQQQQTADDDDDVEAVNVHENDHDGKMSFESDASTDELVSQLDAMKDDPDEEDE encoded by the coding sequence ATGGGTTTTGGTAGCTACGACGAATCCGAACAACAGCAGCAGACGGCCGACGACGATGACGACGTAGAGGCCGTCAACGTTCACGAGAACGATCACGACGGGAAGATGTCGTTCGAGTCCGACGCCTCGACCGACGAACTCGTCTCACAGCTCGACGCGATGAAAGACGACCCGGACGAGGAAGACGAGTAA